Proteins from one Sylvia atricapilla isolate bSylAtr1 chromosome 1, bSylAtr1.pri, whole genome shotgun sequence genomic window:
- the EPC1 gene encoding enhancer of polycomb homolog 1 isoform X3, giving the protein MSKLSFRARALDASKPLPVFRCEDLPDLAEYASINRAVPQMPTGMEKEEESEHHLQRAISAQQVYGEKRDNMVIPVPEAESNIAYYESIYPGEFKMPKQLIHIQPFSLDAEQPDYDLDSEDEIFVNKLKKRMDISPLQFEEMIDRLEKGSGQQPVSLQEAKLLLKEDDELIREVYEYWIKKRKNCRGPSLIPAVKQEKRDGSSTNDPYVAFRRRTEKMQTRKNRKNDEASYEKMLKLRRDLSRAVTILEMIKRREKSKRELLHLTLEIMEKRYNLGDYSGEIMSEVMAQRQPLKPTYAIPIIPVTNSSSFKQQEAMELKEYKVKQDKPDVIRPKRKYEKKPKVLPLSAAATPQQTSPAALPVFNAKDLNQYDFPSSDDEPLSQVLSGSSEAEEENDPDGLFAFRRKAGCQYYAPHLDQPGNWPWSSPKEGRLGDVRYRYCLTTLTVPQRCIGFARRRVGRGGRVLLDRAHSDYDNAFHHLDLEGFSSSQHSSISQFANTSETNTSDKSFSKDLSQILVNIKSCRWRHFRPRTPSLHDSDNDELSCRKLYRGLNRTGTAQPGTQTCSTSIQSKSSSGSAHIESETSLGLVHQILNHTDGSKSLQSPEFTAFTAEQYQQHQQQLALMQKQQLAQIHQQQANSNSSANTSQGFVSKTLDSVSAQFAASALVTSEQLMGFKMKDDVVLGIGVNGILQASGVYKGLHLSSATPTALVHTSSPSTAGSALLQPSNITQTSSSHSALSHQVTAANSATTQVLIGNNIRLTVPSSVGTVNSITTLNARHIPRTLSAVPSSALKLAAATNCQVPKVPASSSVDAVPRENHETEKPALNNIADNTVAMEVT; this is encoded by the exons GAACATCATTTGCAGCGGGCTATCTCAGCACAACAAGTCTATGGAGAGAAGAGGGATAACATGGTTATACCGGTTCCGGAAGCAGAAAGTAATATTGCATACTATGAATCTATATATCCTGGAGAATTTAAAATGCCAAAGCAGCTGATTCACATACAGC CTTTTAGTTTGGATGCTGAGCAGCCAGATTATGACTTGGATTCAGAAGATGAGATCTTTGTGAATAAGTTGAAGAAAAGAATGGACATCTCTCCTTTGCAATTTGAGGAGATGATAGACAGACTAGAAAAGGGCAGCGGTCAGCAG CCAGTCAGCCTGCAAGAGGCCAAGCTGTTGCTGAAGGAAGATGATGAATTGATCAGAGAAGTGTATGAGTACTGgattaaaaagaggaaaaattgtCGAGGTCCTTCACTTATCCCAGCAGTGAAGCAGGAAAAACGAGATGGTTCCAGCACAAATGACCCTTATGTTGCGTTTAGAAGACGAACAGAGAAGATGCAGACACGAAAA aATCGAAAAAATGATGAAGCTTCTTATGAGAAGATGCTGAAGCTGCGTCGAGATCTGAGTCGTGCAGTAACCATCCTGGAGATgataaaaaggagagaaaaaagcaagagagagTTGCTGCATTTAACACTGGAAATTATGGAAAAGAG GTATAATTTGGGTGACTACAGTGGAGAGATCATGTCTGAAGTCATGGCACAGCGGCAGCCACTTAAACCCACCTATGCTATTCCCATCATTCCTGTGACTAACAGCAGTTCTTTTAAACAGCAAGAAGCTATGGAACTGAAAGAATATAAAGTTAAA caAGATAAACCTGATGTTATTAGACCCAAAAGAAAGTATGAGAAGAAGCCAAAAGTCTTACCTTTGTCTGCTGCTGCTACTCCTCAACAGACAAGTCCTGCTGCACTGCCAGTCTTTAATGCTAAAGATTTGAATCAGTATGATTTTCCTAGCTCAGATGATGAACCTCTTTCCCAG GTTTTGTCTGGTTCTTCGGAggctgaggaagaaaatgatCCTGATGGTCTTTTTGCCTTCCGTAGGAAAGCAGGCTGTCAGTACTATGCT cctcATTTAGACCAACCTGGCAACTGGCCATGGAGTAGCCCTAAGGAGGGAAGATTAGGAGATGTGCGTTACAGATACTGCTTAACCACCCTCACTGTACCCCAGAGGTGTATTGGGTTTGCACGAAGGCGGGTTGGCCGTGGTGGAAG GGTGCTACTAGACAGAGCGCATTCGGACTATGATAATGCATTTCATCATCTGGATTTGGAAGGGTTTTCCTCATCACAACACTCTTCAATCAGTCAATTTGCCAATACCTCAGAAACAAATACCTCGGACAAATCTTTCTCAAAAGACCTCAGTCAGATACTAGTCAATATCAAATCATGTAGATGGCGGCATTTTAGGCCTCGGACACCATCCCTACATGACAGTGACAATGATGAACTCTCCTGTAGGAAATTATACAGGGGTTTAAATCGAACAGGCACAGCACAACCCGGGACCCAGACATGCAGTACCTCTATACAAAGTAAAAGTAGCAGTGGTTCAGCACATATTG AAAGTGAAACATCTTTGGGCCTGGTGCATCAAATACTAAATCACACTGATGGCTCTAAGTCTCTCCAATCTCCTGAATTCACTG CATTTACAGCCGAACAATACCAGCAACATCAGCAGCAACTGGCACTAatgcagaaacagcagcttgCACAAATTCATCAACAGCAAGCAAATAGTAATTCCTCTGCCAACACATCACAG GGTTTTGTTTCCAAGACACTGGATTCTGTTAGTGCTCAATTTGCTGCTTCAGCTTTGGTTACATCAGAACAGCTGATGGGATTCAAAATGAAGGATGATGTGGTGCTTGGAATTGGGGTGAATGGCATTCTTCAGGCCTCAG gaGTGTACAAGGGCTTACACCTCAGTAGTGCTACACCTACAGCACTTGTCCATACAAGTTCACCATCAACAGCAGGTTCAGCCTTGTTACAGCCTTCAAATATAACGCAGACTTCAAGTTCCCACAGTGCACTGAGTCACCAAGTAACTGCTGCCAATTCTGCAACAACTCAGGTTCTGATTGGGAACAACATTCGATTAACTGTACCCTCATCAGTTGGCACTGTAAACTCTATTACCACGCTCAATGCACGGCATATACCTAGGACTTTAAGTGCTGTTCCATCATCTGCCTTAAAGCTGGCTGCAGCAACAAATTGTCAGGTGCCCAAGGTTCCAGCTTCATCCTCTGTGGATGCAGTACCAAG ggaaaaccaTGAAACGGAGAAGCCAGCACTGAACAATATAGCGGACAATACAGTAGCAATGGAGGTGACGTAG
- the EPC1 gene encoding enhancer of polycomb homolog 1 isoform X1 encodes MSKLSFRARALDASKPLPVFRCEDLPDLAEYASINRAVPQMPTGMEKEEESEHHLQRAISAQQVYGEKRDNMVIPVPEAESNIAYYESIYPGEFKMPKQLIHIQPFSLDAEQPDYDLDSEDEIFVNKLKKRMDISPLQFEEMIDRLEKGSGQQPVSLQEAKLLLKEDDELIREVYEYWIKKRKNCRGPSLIPAVKQEKRDGSSTNDPYVAFRRRTEKMQTRKNRKNDEASYEKMLKLRRDLSRAVTILEMIKRREKSKRELLHLTLEIMEKRYNLGDYSGEIMSEVMAQRQPLKPTYAIPIIPVTNSSSFKQQEAMELKEYKVKQDKPDVIRPKRKYEKKPKVLPLSAAATPQQTSPAALPVFNAKDLNQYDFPSSDDEPLSQVLSGSSEAEEENDPDGLFAFRRKAGCQYYAPHLDQPGNWPWSSPKEGRLGDVRYRYCLTTLTVPQRCIGFARRRVGRGGRVLLDRAHSDYDNAFHHLDLEGFSSSQHSSISQFANTSETNTSDKSFSKDLSQILVNIKSCRWRHFRPRTPSLHDSDNDELSCRKLYRGLNRTGTAQPGTQTCSTSIQSKSSSGSAHIESETSLGLVHQILNHTDGSKSLQSPEFTAFTAEQYQQHQQQLALMQKQQLAQIHQQQANSNSSANTSQNLETNQQESGFRLNLHHSHSVKCLEGTLQGFVSKTLDSVSAQFAASALVTSEQLMGFKMKDDVVLGIGVNGILQASGVYKGLHLSSATPTALVHTSSPSTAGSALLQPSNITQTSSSHSALSHQVTAANSATTQVLIGNNIRLTVPSSVGTVNSITTLNARHIPRTLSAVPSSALKLAAATNCQVPKVPASSSVDAVPRENHETEKPALNNIADNTVAMEVT; translated from the exons GAACATCATTTGCAGCGGGCTATCTCAGCACAACAAGTCTATGGAGAGAAGAGGGATAACATGGTTATACCGGTTCCGGAAGCAGAAAGTAATATTGCATACTATGAATCTATATATCCTGGAGAATTTAAAATGCCAAAGCAGCTGATTCACATACAGC CTTTTAGTTTGGATGCTGAGCAGCCAGATTATGACTTGGATTCAGAAGATGAGATCTTTGTGAATAAGTTGAAGAAAAGAATGGACATCTCTCCTTTGCAATTTGAGGAGATGATAGACAGACTAGAAAAGGGCAGCGGTCAGCAG CCAGTCAGCCTGCAAGAGGCCAAGCTGTTGCTGAAGGAAGATGATGAATTGATCAGAGAAGTGTATGAGTACTGgattaaaaagaggaaaaattgtCGAGGTCCTTCACTTATCCCAGCAGTGAAGCAGGAAAAACGAGATGGTTCCAGCACAAATGACCCTTATGTTGCGTTTAGAAGACGAACAGAGAAGATGCAGACACGAAAA aATCGAAAAAATGATGAAGCTTCTTATGAGAAGATGCTGAAGCTGCGTCGAGATCTGAGTCGTGCAGTAACCATCCTGGAGATgataaaaaggagagaaaaaagcaagagagagTTGCTGCATTTAACACTGGAAATTATGGAAAAGAG GTATAATTTGGGTGACTACAGTGGAGAGATCATGTCTGAAGTCATGGCACAGCGGCAGCCACTTAAACCCACCTATGCTATTCCCATCATTCCTGTGACTAACAGCAGTTCTTTTAAACAGCAAGAAGCTATGGAACTGAAAGAATATAAAGTTAAA caAGATAAACCTGATGTTATTAGACCCAAAAGAAAGTATGAGAAGAAGCCAAAAGTCTTACCTTTGTCTGCTGCTGCTACTCCTCAACAGACAAGTCCTGCTGCACTGCCAGTCTTTAATGCTAAAGATTTGAATCAGTATGATTTTCCTAGCTCAGATGATGAACCTCTTTCCCAG GTTTTGTCTGGTTCTTCGGAggctgaggaagaaaatgatCCTGATGGTCTTTTTGCCTTCCGTAGGAAAGCAGGCTGTCAGTACTATGCT cctcATTTAGACCAACCTGGCAACTGGCCATGGAGTAGCCCTAAGGAGGGAAGATTAGGAGATGTGCGTTACAGATACTGCTTAACCACCCTCACTGTACCCCAGAGGTGTATTGGGTTTGCACGAAGGCGGGTTGGCCGTGGTGGAAG GGTGCTACTAGACAGAGCGCATTCGGACTATGATAATGCATTTCATCATCTGGATTTGGAAGGGTTTTCCTCATCACAACACTCTTCAATCAGTCAATTTGCCAATACCTCAGAAACAAATACCTCGGACAAATCTTTCTCAAAAGACCTCAGTCAGATACTAGTCAATATCAAATCATGTAGATGGCGGCATTTTAGGCCTCGGACACCATCCCTACATGACAGTGACAATGATGAACTCTCCTGTAGGAAATTATACAGGGGTTTAAATCGAACAGGCACAGCACAACCCGGGACCCAGACATGCAGTACCTCTATACAAAGTAAAAGTAGCAGTGGTTCAGCACATATTG AAAGTGAAACATCTTTGGGCCTGGTGCATCAAATACTAAATCACACTGATGGCTCTAAGTCTCTCCAATCTCCTGAATTCACTG CATTTACAGCCGAACAATACCAGCAACATCAGCAGCAACTGGCACTAatgcagaaacagcagcttgCACAAATTCATCAACAGCAAGCAAATAGTAATTCCTCTGCCAACACATCACAG AACCTTGAAACTAACCAACAGGAAAGTGGCTTTCGCCTGAATCTACATCATAGCCATTCTGTAAAGTGTTTAGAAGGGACACTGCAG GGTTTTGTTTCCAAGACACTGGATTCTGTTAGTGCTCAATTTGCTGCTTCAGCTTTGGTTACATCAGAACAGCTGATGGGATTCAAAATGAAGGATGATGTGGTGCTTGGAATTGGGGTGAATGGCATTCTTCAGGCCTCAG gaGTGTACAAGGGCTTACACCTCAGTAGTGCTACACCTACAGCACTTGTCCATACAAGTTCACCATCAACAGCAGGTTCAGCCTTGTTACAGCCTTCAAATATAACGCAGACTTCAAGTTCCCACAGTGCACTGAGTCACCAAGTAACTGCTGCCAATTCTGCAACAACTCAGGTTCTGATTGGGAACAACATTCGATTAACTGTACCCTCATCAGTTGGCACTGTAAACTCTATTACCACGCTCAATGCACGGCATATACCTAGGACTTTAAGTGCTGTTCCATCATCTGCCTTAAAGCTGGCTGCAGCAACAAATTGTCAGGTGCCCAAGGTTCCAGCTTCATCCTCTGTGGATGCAGTACCAAG ggaaaaccaTGAAACGGAGAAGCCAGCACTGAACAATATAGCGGACAATACAGTAGCAATGGAGGTGACGTAG
- the EPC1 gene encoding enhancer of polycomb homolog 1 isoform X4 yields the protein MSKLSFRARALDASKPLPVFRCEDLPDLAEYASINRAVPQMPTGMEKEEESEHHLQRAISAQQVYGEKRDNMVIPVPEAESNIAYYESIYPGEFKMPKQLIHIQPFSLDAEQPDYDLDSEDEIFVNKLKKRMDISPLQFEEMIDRLEKGSGQQPVSLQEAKLLLKEDDELIREVYEYWIKKRKNCRGPSLIPAVKQEKRDGSSTNDPYVAFRRRTEKMQTRKNRKNDEASYEKMLKLRRDLSRAVTILEMIKRREKSKRELLHLTLEIMEKRYNLGDYSGEIMSEVMAQRQPLKPTYAIPIIPVTNSSSFKQQEAMELKEYKVKQDKPDVIRPKRKYEKKPKVLPLSAAATPQQTSPAALPVFNAKDLNQYDFPSSDDEPLSQVLSGSSEAEEENDPDGLFAFRRKAGCQYYAPHLDQPGNWPWSSPKEGRLGDVRYRYCLTTLTVPQRCIGFARRRVGRGGRVLLDRAHSDYDNAFHHLDLEGFSSSQHSSISQFANTSETNTSDKSFSKDLSQILVNIKSCRWRHFRPRTPSLHDSDNDELSCRKLYRGLNRTGTAQPGTQTCSTSIQSKSSSGSAHIAFTAEQYQQHQQQLALMQKQQLAQIHQQQANSNSSANTSQGFVSKTLDSVSAQFAASALVTSEQLMGFKMKDDVVLGIGVNGILQASGVYKGLHLSSATPTALVHTSSPSTAGSALLQPSNITQTSSSHSALSHQVTAANSATTQVLIGNNIRLTVPSSVGTVNSITTLNARHIPRTLSAVPSSALKLAAATNCQVPKVPASSSVDAVPRENHETEKPALNNIADNTVAMEVT from the exons GAACATCATTTGCAGCGGGCTATCTCAGCACAACAAGTCTATGGAGAGAAGAGGGATAACATGGTTATACCGGTTCCGGAAGCAGAAAGTAATATTGCATACTATGAATCTATATATCCTGGAGAATTTAAAATGCCAAAGCAGCTGATTCACATACAGC CTTTTAGTTTGGATGCTGAGCAGCCAGATTATGACTTGGATTCAGAAGATGAGATCTTTGTGAATAAGTTGAAGAAAAGAATGGACATCTCTCCTTTGCAATTTGAGGAGATGATAGACAGACTAGAAAAGGGCAGCGGTCAGCAG CCAGTCAGCCTGCAAGAGGCCAAGCTGTTGCTGAAGGAAGATGATGAATTGATCAGAGAAGTGTATGAGTACTGgattaaaaagaggaaaaattgtCGAGGTCCTTCACTTATCCCAGCAGTGAAGCAGGAAAAACGAGATGGTTCCAGCACAAATGACCCTTATGTTGCGTTTAGAAGACGAACAGAGAAGATGCAGACACGAAAA aATCGAAAAAATGATGAAGCTTCTTATGAGAAGATGCTGAAGCTGCGTCGAGATCTGAGTCGTGCAGTAACCATCCTGGAGATgataaaaaggagagaaaaaagcaagagagagTTGCTGCATTTAACACTGGAAATTATGGAAAAGAG GTATAATTTGGGTGACTACAGTGGAGAGATCATGTCTGAAGTCATGGCACAGCGGCAGCCACTTAAACCCACCTATGCTATTCCCATCATTCCTGTGACTAACAGCAGTTCTTTTAAACAGCAAGAAGCTATGGAACTGAAAGAATATAAAGTTAAA caAGATAAACCTGATGTTATTAGACCCAAAAGAAAGTATGAGAAGAAGCCAAAAGTCTTACCTTTGTCTGCTGCTGCTACTCCTCAACAGACAAGTCCTGCTGCACTGCCAGTCTTTAATGCTAAAGATTTGAATCAGTATGATTTTCCTAGCTCAGATGATGAACCTCTTTCCCAG GTTTTGTCTGGTTCTTCGGAggctgaggaagaaaatgatCCTGATGGTCTTTTTGCCTTCCGTAGGAAAGCAGGCTGTCAGTACTATGCT cctcATTTAGACCAACCTGGCAACTGGCCATGGAGTAGCCCTAAGGAGGGAAGATTAGGAGATGTGCGTTACAGATACTGCTTAACCACCCTCACTGTACCCCAGAGGTGTATTGGGTTTGCACGAAGGCGGGTTGGCCGTGGTGGAAG GGTGCTACTAGACAGAGCGCATTCGGACTATGATAATGCATTTCATCATCTGGATTTGGAAGGGTTTTCCTCATCACAACACTCTTCAATCAGTCAATTTGCCAATACCTCAGAAACAAATACCTCGGACAAATCTTTCTCAAAAGACCTCAGTCAGATACTAGTCAATATCAAATCATGTAGATGGCGGCATTTTAGGCCTCGGACACCATCCCTACATGACAGTGACAATGATGAACTCTCCTGTAGGAAATTATACAGGGGTTTAAATCGAACAGGCACAGCACAACCCGGGACCCAGACATGCAGTACCTCTATACAAAGTAAAAGTAGCAGTGGTTCAGCACATATTG CATTTACAGCCGAACAATACCAGCAACATCAGCAGCAACTGGCACTAatgcagaaacagcagcttgCACAAATTCATCAACAGCAAGCAAATAGTAATTCCTCTGCCAACACATCACAG GGTTTTGTTTCCAAGACACTGGATTCTGTTAGTGCTCAATTTGCTGCTTCAGCTTTGGTTACATCAGAACAGCTGATGGGATTCAAAATGAAGGATGATGTGGTGCTTGGAATTGGGGTGAATGGCATTCTTCAGGCCTCAG gaGTGTACAAGGGCTTACACCTCAGTAGTGCTACACCTACAGCACTTGTCCATACAAGTTCACCATCAACAGCAGGTTCAGCCTTGTTACAGCCTTCAAATATAACGCAGACTTCAAGTTCCCACAGTGCACTGAGTCACCAAGTAACTGCTGCCAATTCTGCAACAACTCAGGTTCTGATTGGGAACAACATTCGATTAACTGTACCCTCATCAGTTGGCACTGTAAACTCTATTACCACGCTCAATGCACGGCATATACCTAGGACTTTAAGTGCTGTTCCATCATCTGCCTTAAAGCTGGCTGCAGCAACAAATTGTCAGGTGCCCAAGGTTCCAGCTTCATCCTCTGTGGATGCAGTACCAAG ggaaaaccaTGAAACGGAGAAGCCAGCACTGAACAATATAGCGGACAATACAGTAGCAATGGAGGTGACGTAG
- the EPC1 gene encoding enhancer of polycomb homolog 1 isoform X2, whose translation MSKLSFRARALDASKPLPVFRCEDLPDLAEYASINRAVPQMPTGMEKEEESEHHLQRAISAQQVYGEKRDNMVIPVPEAESNIAYYESIYPGEFKMPKQLIHIQPFSLDAEQPDYDLDSEDEIFVNKLKKRMDISPLQFEEMIDRLEKGSGQQPVSLQEAKLLLKEDDELIREVYEYWIKKRKNCRGPSLIPAVKQEKRDGSSTNDPYVAFRRRTEKMQTRKNRKNDEASYEKMLKLRRDLSRAVTILEMIKRREKSKRELLHLTLEIMEKRYNLGDYSGEIMSEVMAQRQPLKPTYAIPIIPVTNSSSFKQQEAMELKEYKVKQDKPDVIRPKRKYEKKPKVLPLSAAATPQQTSPAALPVFNAKDLNQYDFPSSDDEPLSQVLSGSSEAEEENDPDGLFAFRRKAGCQYYAPHLDQPGNWPWSSPKEGRLGDVRYRYCLTTLTVPQRCIGFARRRVGRGGRVLLDRAHSDYDNAFHHLDLEGFSSSQHSSISQFANTSETNTSDKSFSKDLSQILVNIKSCRWRHFRPRTPSLHDSDNDELSCRKLYRGLNRTGTAQPGTQTCSTSIQSKSSSGSAHIAFTAEQYQQHQQQLALMQKQQLAQIHQQQANSNSSANTSQNLETNQQESGFRLNLHHSHSVKCLEGTLQGFVSKTLDSVSAQFAASALVTSEQLMGFKMKDDVVLGIGVNGILQASGVYKGLHLSSATPTALVHTSSPSTAGSALLQPSNITQTSSSHSALSHQVTAANSATTQVLIGNNIRLTVPSSVGTVNSITTLNARHIPRTLSAVPSSALKLAAATNCQVPKVPASSSVDAVPRENHETEKPALNNIADNTVAMEVT comes from the exons GAACATCATTTGCAGCGGGCTATCTCAGCACAACAAGTCTATGGAGAGAAGAGGGATAACATGGTTATACCGGTTCCGGAAGCAGAAAGTAATATTGCATACTATGAATCTATATATCCTGGAGAATTTAAAATGCCAAAGCAGCTGATTCACATACAGC CTTTTAGTTTGGATGCTGAGCAGCCAGATTATGACTTGGATTCAGAAGATGAGATCTTTGTGAATAAGTTGAAGAAAAGAATGGACATCTCTCCTTTGCAATTTGAGGAGATGATAGACAGACTAGAAAAGGGCAGCGGTCAGCAG CCAGTCAGCCTGCAAGAGGCCAAGCTGTTGCTGAAGGAAGATGATGAATTGATCAGAGAAGTGTATGAGTACTGgattaaaaagaggaaaaattgtCGAGGTCCTTCACTTATCCCAGCAGTGAAGCAGGAAAAACGAGATGGTTCCAGCACAAATGACCCTTATGTTGCGTTTAGAAGACGAACAGAGAAGATGCAGACACGAAAA aATCGAAAAAATGATGAAGCTTCTTATGAGAAGATGCTGAAGCTGCGTCGAGATCTGAGTCGTGCAGTAACCATCCTGGAGATgataaaaaggagagaaaaaagcaagagagagTTGCTGCATTTAACACTGGAAATTATGGAAAAGAG GTATAATTTGGGTGACTACAGTGGAGAGATCATGTCTGAAGTCATGGCACAGCGGCAGCCACTTAAACCCACCTATGCTATTCCCATCATTCCTGTGACTAACAGCAGTTCTTTTAAACAGCAAGAAGCTATGGAACTGAAAGAATATAAAGTTAAA caAGATAAACCTGATGTTATTAGACCCAAAAGAAAGTATGAGAAGAAGCCAAAAGTCTTACCTTTGTCTGCTGCTGCTACTCCTCAACAGACAAGTCCTGCTGCACTGCCAGTCTTTAATGCTAAAGATTTGAATCAGTATGATTTTCCTAGCTCAGATGATGAACCTCTTTCCCAG GTTTTGTCTGGTTCTTCGGAggctgaggaagaaaatgatCCTGATGGTCTTTTTGCCTTCCGTAGGAAAGCAGGCTGTCAGTACTATGCT cctcATTTAGACCAACCTGGCAACTGGCCATGGAGTAGCCCTAAGGAGGGAAGATTAGGAGATGTGCGTTACAGATACTGCTTAACCACCCTCACTGTACCCCAGAGGTGTATTGGGTTTGCACGAAGGCGGGTTGGCCGTGGTGGAAG GGTGCTACTAGACAGAGCGCATTCGGACTATGATAATGCATTTCATCATCTGGATTTGGAAGGGTTTTCCTCATCACAACACTCTTCAATCAGTCAATTTGCCAATACCTCAGAAACAAATACCTCGGACAAATCTTTCTCAAAAGACCTCAGTCAGATACTAGTCAATATCAAATCATGTAGATGGCGGCATTTTAGGCCTCGGACACCATCCCTACATGACAGTGACAATGATGAACTCTCCTGTAGGAAATTATACAGGGGTTTAAATCGAACAGGCACAGCACAACCCGGGACCCAGACATGCAGTACCTCTATACAAAGTAAAAGTAGCAGTGGTTCAGCACATATTG CATTTACAGCCGAACAATACCAGCAACATCAGCAGCAACTGGCACTAatgcagaaacagcagcttgCACAAATTCATCAACAGCAAGCAAATAGTAATTCCTCTGCCAACACATCACAG AACCTTGAAACTAACCAACAGGAAAGTGGCTTTCGCCTGAATCTACATCATAGCCATTCTGTAAAGTGTTTAGAAGGGACACTGCAG GGTTTTGTTTCCAAGACACTGGATTCTGTTAGTGCTCAATTTGCTGCTTCAGCTTTGGTTACATCAGAACAGCTGATGGGATTCAAAATGAAGGATGATGTGGTGCTTGGAATTGGGGTGAATGGCATTCTTCAGGCCTCAG gaGTGTACAAGGGCTTACACCTCAGTAGTGCTACACCTACAGCACTTGTCCATACAAGTTCACCATCAACAGCAGGTTCAGCCTTGTTACAGCCTTCAAATATAACGCAGACTTCAAGTTCCCACAGTGCACTGAGTCACCAAGTAACTGCTGCCAATTCTGCAACAACTCAGGTTCTGATTGGGAACAACATTCGATTAACTGTACCCTCATCAGTTGGCACTGTAAACTCTATTACCACGCTCAATGCACGGCATATACCTAGGACTTTAAGTGCTGTTCCATCATCTGCCTTAAAGCTGGCTGCAGCAACAAATTGTCAGGTGCCCAAGGTTCCAGCTTCATCCTCTGTGGATGCAGTACCAAG ggaaaaccaTGAAACGGAGAAGCCAGCACTGAACAATATAGCGGACAATACAGTAGCAATGGAGGTGACGTAG